The nucleotide window GATTGCCCTGCGCCGGTTTATAATAATGATCCTGAATCAGCTCATAGCTGACCGTCGCGGCCACCGGCTGATCCTTGCCAAACCAGGTTTCAAACGGCAGCCATGCCGATAAGGATTTAAAATGCAGCTTTTCCGCAAGCGCGTCGATCTGTTGGAGAACTGGCTTCGGATCAATCCATTGCTGCTTCTCGTTGATCATCCAGCCCAGTCCCAGGCTTGCCCCGACCATCGCCAGCATCGCTAAGCCGTAAATCAATGTAAATAACGGACTCCCCGAGGCTTCATAAGAATGGCTTATTGGGGTTTTGCGGCGGGCGGATATGCGTTTTCTGATATGTTTGATCTCACTCATGGCTGATCTCCTTCCCTGTTACTACTGTATGCTGTCATCCAAAAGAAAAAGAACGGCAAACCGTTCTTTTATTCCTCCTCGGAAGGCAGCGGATCATAACGCTCGTTGCGAAAACGAACCAGGTTGACGATCACCCGCAAGCTCATAAACACAGGAATAGAAATCATGATTCCAAGCGGACCTAACAGCATACCGCCCGCAAATACACACAAGAGCGTCCACAGCGGAGGAACCTGCGAGCTGCGGGAATGCACGATCGGCGCAATGATGTAGGCATCCACCATCGACAGCACGCAGATCCCGCCAATCAAAAGCAGCACGTTGGGCAGCGGCAGCGTGAGCGAGGTCAGGATCCCGATAAAATTCGCAATCGTCGCTCCGAAATACGGAACGATCAGGCCGATCGAGGTCAATAACGCGATCGTGACC belongs to Holdemania massiliensis and includes:
- a CDS encoding peptidoglycan DD-metalloendopeptidase family protein encodes the protein MSEIKHIRKRISARRKTPISHSYEASGSPLFTLIYGLAMLAMVGASLGLGWMINEKQQWIDPKPVLQQIDALAEKLHFKSLSAWLPFETWFGKDQPVAATVSYELIQDHYYKPAQGNQVQCIADGVVLYIGEQESGSIVMVKQDNGVLVTYGALMEVQVHPNDRILKGTAIGAVQDAVYLEFSEQGQPVTLQRAMGDED